Proteins from a single region of Halichoerus grypus chromosome 13, mHalGry1.hap1.1, whole genome shotgun sequence:
- the CLUL1 gene encoding clusterin-like protein 1 codes for MKPSLLVFIVYLLWLKDCHCAPTWKDKTDIHGNLKGFSEVGDIDVDEEVKKALIGMKQMKIMMERREEEHTNLMKTLKKCREEKQEALKLMNEVQEHLEEEESLCQESLTDSWDECKSCLESNCMRFYTTCQSSQSSMKNTVKQFFRKIYQYLFPFHEDNEKDLPVGEKFIEEDAQVAQIENVFSQLTVDVRFLFNRSLNVFKQMQQEFDQTFQSYFMSDTDLMQPNFLPALSKEPREKADPVQGWDIPSFFQLFCNFSLSIYHSISTTITKTLNAIEDLPKQGTDSNHGSLSSKVFPVQDRGPCGELGQNLSECFQFHARCQKCQDYLWEDCPDVPELHTKVDEALALVNISHQQYAQVLQMTQHHLEDTTYLMEKMREEFGWVAELANQTPGTENVSNSIKIPFRKFESKKLGNTTVGVGIQVILGAEAILMALQTSILR; via the exons ATGAAGCCATCACTCTTGGTGTTTATTGTGTATCTGCTATGGTTGAAAGACTGTCACTGTGCACCTACTTGGAAGGACAAAACCGATATCCATGGAAACCTGAAGG GTTTTTCTGAGGTTGGAGACATAGATGTAGACGAAGAGGTGAAGAAAGCTTTGATTGGTATGAAGCAGATGAAAATCAtgatggaaagaagagaggaggaacATACCAATCTGATGAAAACCCTGAAGAAATGCAGAGAAGAAAAGCAG GAAGCCCTGAAACTCATGAATGAAGTTCAGGAACatctggaagaagaagaaagcctaTGTCAGGAGTCTCTGACAGATTCCTGGGATGAATGCAAGTCTTGCCTGGAGAGTAACTGCATGAGATTTTACACAACCTGCCAATCTAGTCAGTCCTCTATGAAAAATACG GTCAAACAGTTTTTCAGGAAGATATATCAATACCTGTTTCCTTTCCATGAGGATAATGAAAAAGATCTCCCCGTGGGTGAAAAGTTCATTGAGGAGGACGCACAAGTGGCTCAAATAGAGAATGTGTTCAGCCAGCTGACTGTGGATGTGAGATTTCTCTTTAACAGAAGTCTTAACGTCTTCAAACAGATGCAGCAAGAATTTGACCAGACTTTTCAATCATATTTCATGTCCGATACAGACTTAATGCAGCCTAACTTTCTTCCAGCTTTATCCAAAGAGCCAAGGGAAAAAGCGGATCCTGTGCAAGGTTGGGACATTCCCAGCTTCTTCCAGCTCTTTTGTAATTTCAGTCTCTCTATTTATCACAGTATCAGCACAACCATCACCAAGACCCTGAATGCAATAGAGGATTTACCAAAACAAGGCACAG ATTCTAACCATGGAAGCCTGAGTTCAAAGGTGTTTCCTGTGCAAGACAGAGGACCGTGTGGAGAACTTGGCCAGAATTTGTCAGAATGTTTCCAGTTTCATGCCAGATGCCAAAAATGTCAGGACTACCTGTGGGAAg ACTGTCCTGATGTACCCGAACTACACACAAAAGTAGATGAGGCCCTCGCATTGGTCAACATCTCCCATCAGCAGTATGCCCAGGTTCTCCAGATGACCCAGCATCACCTAGAGGACACCACATATCTGATGGAGAAGATGAGAGAGGAATTTGGCTGGGTGGCTGAACTGGCAAACCAGACTCCAGGAACTGAGAACGTCTCCAATTCCATAAAG ATTCCTTTTAGGAAGTTTGAGAgcaaaaaattaggaaatacaaCAGTGGGGGTTGGAATCCAGGTGATCCTGGGCGCGGAGGCTATACTAATGGCTTTACAGACATCCATTTTAAG gtaa